The genomic interval TGAGAGAAGAAgggagaaaagagagagagatggtcTCCTTATCCTGGTTTCAAGTTTATTGGGTAACGTATTAAATTAtctctgtttttttaatgatattttagttgatgagagaataaaatatttaatttaaaaatatgctattttatgtcaaatatcttgaaaattaaaataaatggcTTTAAATACAGCATATTCTAAAAAGAGAGGTTTTGCAGTTGAAAATGCGGGAAAACTGTggtgattaaaaataaataaattgaagtaGAAAACTTAATGCTCAATTTCTCATAGCAATGGTCGAATGGAGATTGGAGACGACGGTGCGCCCTTCTATACCAATGACccatctaattattttagagtTCTTGTTGGATCAAGCAATATATGCAAAGGTGAATCGAATGTGTAAAAATGATTTCTTCACATCAATTTTCAATGCTTCTACTCTACCGAATTAAAATCCATCGTAAATAGGTTTTCATGATATATGTCATTCTTCAACCTAATAAGAGTAGTAGTACAAAAGTTttaatccaaattaaatcagaaaatatatatagggacTAGAAATAATATTGGTTAAAAAAGGGTATCACGTATTGGGGCATTCCGAGAATTGAACTCGGGACCTCTCGCACCCTAAGCGAGAATCATACCACTAGACCAAATGCCCATTCGATATTAACGTTTTGCATTAAATAAACAAGTTATACCAGAGTGAATATTATCAAAACGATAGTAAtagtattatgtttttaaCAATCTCCAATCATTATCAAATTCAAGCCTCATAAGGGATCAACCTGaaaggaaaattgaaaaagtaagaaaaaagggagtgaccattttcatttttcagaaATACTTCGAATTTCTTTCCATCTTTACTGATTGAGTTGGCATCActgattttctaatatctTTAAATTTGTTCCTTTTCTTTTGGGGTTGGGAAGAAGTTCAGTACAATCGAACTCGAATTCTCTCGTATTAATACTATTAGTTCCACCATGTCATAATTCAGAGATTCCAAATGAATGGTACTCAAGCAAAACTATTGCAGAGGCAAGTGTAAAGTGTTAGTacttctcaatttttttatatgttgcGGAGTATTGCATGGCATTAGTATTAGTTAATTGTCCAACTGTCCAAGACCCAACAATTTttcatactagtatatttttttatcaatgcTCCTAAATAGTACATTTGAAGGCCAAGCTTCTCGGAAACAGAACACAGCCTTTCTTCTACAAATCAAAAATTCTTTGTACAAATTCTCATCAGCATGACAACAtcttaacataaaaaaattaccaaagAAGAATACAGAACAAACACAGGACTACTGATTAGCCTCAATCCGGAGCGCTAGGCGCAGAACCATCACTGCCTCCACTGGTAGGTAATGACGACATGTTACCTTGATATGGCGGAGGAGGAAACATTGGTGGGGCACCGCTTGTGGGGATTCCACCACTTCCAGGAACCATTGGATGAGGAGGAGCTGTCACGGGTCTTTGGAGCCCGTTCATTTGACCAGGAACAGGCGCACCAGGTGGAGGCAGCATGTGTGGTGGCATTGGTGCGTATCCTGTTGGCAGTTGAACATGAAAAGTTAGACTACATTTCACGCTAACTATCATACCACACAGCACAGAGGGTTTCTGTCGTTCATTAGTTAACTTGGGACTGTCAAGTCACACATATGCATGCATATGAACTAACCCCACAGCATTGATGATCCAAAACGGTTTCCCGGAACTGGTGTATTAACTCAAACATTCATGAATCGGGATGCAAGCAAGTTATTATGCAACAAAGGATaatgagaaagaaataaaatggtaGCATCCTGAGAGAAATGCAGCATACCAGGAGGTAAAGGCATTGGTCTTGGCAACACCGGAGGTCTAAAAGGGAACTGCCCCGGAAGTGGCGTAGGCAGAACTGGAAGACCGGGCCTTGGATAAGGAGCAACGGGAGGCCTGAATGCCCCAAGATGCTCCTTCACTTTTTGGTCTATCAAACTTTGATTCAGTTGTGCTTCGTACTGTTGATAATAGCTACGTACATTTGCCTGCTCCAGTCAGAATATAGAACCATATGTCCGTCATATAACATAAAATTGCTGAAcgcaaaataaaaagtaagcGAGGGATGGGGGCAGATTATACCTTGTGCTTGTATCCTGAATTATGTTGTTTCCTAACAGAAGGCTGCAATGACAGCcaacaatttcaaaatcaGAATTCGCAAAATAAATCAAGCATCATCATAGCAGCGCTACCACGAATAAGAGATACTGTCACTCAATAACcctgattataaatatttactccTATAGTagaagaaatgaaaagagccactgtttttctcaaaaaattcaaatcccGAGCAAAGAAACATCAAAAGTAATCGAACAACCATACATTTCTACATTGGTCAAGTACCAATTCcaaacattttcaatttcagcTCAAGAATTCAAAAAACATCACTGAAACCTAATGCACCTCAACTAATAAACAATAAGACAAACGAAAATTCACAAGCCAGAAAATAgtgggattaaaaaaaagttacaagaGAAACTTACGGAATCGTGCGTGAGATAAGTGTCGCAGTAATCGCAGTAGTATctgaagaaggagaagaagacaATGGGGGAAAGATCAAACTTAATCCAGACGAAGAAGAACGAACATCTTagcactaataaaatcaatggtcgttaaattaaagaaagaaacaaaaacaataccTCGGCATCTCGGAATTGGAGCTGAGCGAAATCGGAATTCGCGAAGCTTCCGATCAAAATTTGAGCTCGTCACTGAGTAAGTAGTAGAACCctagatgagagagagagtgagaactGAGAAGCGCTTTCACTGTTAAATTTCAAGCTTAATTTCATAGACGGTCAAGATTTCCAGCGCTTTTATTGTTTAGAATTAATCAGGAAACaactttttctataaatatttataataattgaatgagtatgttatttaatattattaataatgcTATAACATtatgattgatttttatttcgtGAAAACAAATTGACATCACTTCGTATATATAGCTAATTACCATAATTGTGGTATTATCAGTAAGATGAAGTTtggtaatattaataaaaattatattattccaaACAAATCACAttcttttcatattattatatactacaaatttatataaatttggtACATGTGATAGAGATTGACCTTACCTTTGTTGAAGCAtgcaacatcaattaaaattgatgTCATTTATGGGGGAATATTCTTccttaaaattttctaataaaacatgtaaagcatttttttgaagtttaaTTATCATAGGGGAATAATAACCCTTCTAGTGTACACTCGTGCTATAAACggatcattaatttatttttatatttgttcaaattttaaaaaattaatgatcaTCTACATTACATTTACATATCTGCACAATAgtttatgtaaaaatattgcataagtttttctatttcttataattttataatgaaattggctgataaactaaaaaaatgattattagTGCAAGAAAGAGATAAAACAATTTGGAGGAAATTGTTAGttaaatttggttaaattacCTTCAGttttactccttccgtcccacatttgtagtaagtagtactactaacatttagttatggcacgggttttaaggaatttgtggagtgtgtaattaatgaagtgagaggtggagtgtgtaataaatgaaatgagatggtggagtgagatgatggagtgtgtaataaatgaagtgagttggttgaaggtgggtccctctttgactttttggttttttatttttgttttgatttattttaatatagataatgacatttgggtgtaattttagtgaatattggggtaaaattttatgtgcaaataaattctaaatgttactccaaatgtgagacggacttttatggcaaaatattactataaatctgggacggagggagtaattactAATGATtcttaccgatttgattcctACTCATTGGGGATACAAAACAATTcccttcaattttaatttctacaaATTCCTATTGATTTCCACATTAATTTCGACTAATTCCTCGGctcaacattaaaaaaatacctaCTATGAATTACATtgctaaaatattaaatataatatatttacgGATTGTAGTCAAAAtgttttatgtaaaaatattgtataagTTCTTCTATTTcttaccgattttgattcctactcatagattttatttagttgAATGTTATAAATTCAAAGTTCCAGTTAAGACCTGCTAAATAAATTCTAGCAGTAGTATGTTTTGTAGACTCAGACTTATCGGAACAAAatcccttttttatttatttttaaatcattttattttcctctttcttctaTTTAGAGTGCTTTTGAGCACAATTTATCCTAGTATGCTATTGGTATTAGACTTGAAGATATTGATATCGACATGGATTTCCCACTTTCTATGTTCTCCCTTGAAGGCTATCTAGTTTCTTATTCTCCATATCTTCTACTGCTATCATCTACTATTTCCATTAGCTTTTGTTGGTAACTGCTTCGTTCttgtctttcttttcttttctcggTTCTCCACTTCTGTTATCCATCAAATCTGCTAAAAATGAGCAAAAAATAGAGACAATTTATATcttgaaataaagaatatatatgtgaaaacTACCCAGTGAAAATTAGACCGtgaaaacaatataaaaagtaaaactcACTTTTTCACAAAcctttatttttggtattatcAGTAGATACTTGTTATTTCCTCATTTTCTCATCTCAATCTCCCATTCTTATTTCCTCCTTTTTCCTTTGTGCAGTGTGGTTTTACAGATATATGCAAGAAGAGTGAAGATATATTAAGAATAGaatgaactacaaaaatggtccctggactatgggtttatctcgcccatagtccctggactttaaaaatatcgccagtagtccctggactaagggtttatctcgaaattggtccttttggctttttttggtacgaaaataccctttgatattattttgggggatttgggcaatttggtctttttacacttttaacattttaaatctgatattattttagttatgtactaactttgatattatttcaaaattatcattcttctttcattttgttatccttcactgaatttttttttatttcaatattagatttaattttataaaattaaatttaatatttagatttttaaatatcaataaattttttaatgaaaactattaattcatggacactataaatattgattaaaactattaatttttgttatttaatataatattcaattgaattgaagaagtacagaaaaataatattaatcatgatggaaaaataagagttattctatttagcctccgttcggttgttataattgcttgtgattaaatattatgaagttgactaaaaatttgatcctacttaaaatttttatataggagtatttttgttaaaattttctagtaaattttgattgttttcaaattaataaaaaaaaattatattagtcttacattagatgcatatttatttcagaataaattgtgttatataatctatttatgattaaagctatttaaatattgattaaaactaaggcgttgtcataccttattgattacatagtactatacactatcaaatattgattataactattaatttttgctatttaataatttttataactaaaaaaatttattgatatttaaaaaataaaatttaaaattttgtaaaattaaatctaatattgaaattaaaaaaacaaattcagtgaaggataacaaaatggaagaaaaatgataattttgaaataatatcaaagttagtacataactaaaataatatcaaatttaaaatgttaaaagtgtaaaaagaccaaattgcccaaaccccccaaaataatatcaaagggtattttcgtaccaaaaaaagccaaaaggaccaatttcgagataaacccttagtccagggactactggcgatatttttaaagtccagggactataggcgagataaacccatagtatAGAGACCATTtgtgtagttcactctatctTCAATAAAGAACTTTCTACTGCTGCGCAACTAGTGGGATTTGTTTTGGATACAATTGTTCCCCTCTATGGATCTGCCATTATTTTgtagaataaactaaaaaaaaataggtgtAATTTCTATTATAGGACagagaatataataataatgtgtttgataagttatgattttagataaaagatatttttgt from Salvia hispanica cultivar TCC Black 2014 unplaced genomic scaffold, UniMelb_Shisp_WGS_1.0 HiC_scaffold_396, whole genome shotgun sequence carries:
- the LOC125199145 gene encoding U1 small nuclear ribonucleoprotein C-like, with protein sequence MPRYYCDYCDTYLTHDSPSVRKQHNSGYKHKANVRSYYQQYEAQLNQSLIDQKVKEHLGAFRPPVAPYPRPGLPVLPTPLPGQFPFRPPVLPRPMPLPPGYAPMPPHMLPPPGAPVPGQMNGLQRPVTAPPHPMVPGSGGIPTSGAPPMFPPPPYQGNMSSLPTSGGSDGSAPSAPD